The following proteins are encoded in a genomic region of Coffea eugenioides isolate CCC68of chromosome 6, Ceug_1.0, whole genome shotgun sequence:
- the LOC113774640 gene encoding ABC transporter G family member 39-like isoform X6 — MALALTGDDLARKSTGSTSWASASFREAWHPAPEVFGGSTEHEEDEEQLKWAAIERLPTYDRLRKAVLRQVLDDGRIVGHELDLVRLGSDKKRMLVNNILRVVEEDYEKFLQRLRSRVDRVGIQVPTLEVRYEHLSVEGEVHVGSRAIPTLLNAILNVIETALRSIRLAPSNRRKITILKDISGIVKPSRMTLLLGPPGAGKTTLLQALAGKIEDNLKTCGKITYCGHEMDEFVPQRTCAYVSQHDLHHGEMTVRETLDFSRRCLGTGRRYETLAELSRREKEAGINPDPEIDAFMKAVAVAGQKSNLATDCVLKLLGLDICSDIMVGDQLKRGISGGQKKRVTTGEMLVGPATAIYMDEISTGLDSSTTFQIVNHMKHMVHVMDITMIISLLQPAPETYDLFDDIILLSEGQIVYQGPREHVLDFFEHVGFKCPERKGVADFLQEVTSKKDQVQYWIWKDQPYRYISVPELAEAFKAFHVGQRLAEELSVPYDKSKTHPSALVKNKYGLSNWEILTACFSREWLLMKRNSFVYIFKTVQITIMAIVSSTVFLRTQMPHGQLQDGGKYFGALFFSLINIMFNGMAELSMTVFRLPIFFKQRDSLFYPAWAFSLPVFLLRVPLSFMESAIWIILTYYTIGLAPSPARFFQQFLTFFCIHTMALSLFRFIAAIGRTQVVANTLGTFTLLVVFVCGGFVVAKDALKPWIRWATYISPMSYGQNAIVMSEFLDKRWSAPNLDPRIDAPTVGKALLKGRGFYTEWSWYWICIAALLGFSVLFNGFFVVALTFLNPLGDSKTVVLDENQEKNSSSASNKETSEANGHDMKGMVLPFQPLSIAFNHINYSVDMPAEMKSQGVQEDRLQLLRDVSGCFRPGILTALVGVSGAGKTTLMDVLAGRKTGGYIEGTICISGYPKNQITFARISGYCEQNDIHSPHLTVYESVLYSAWLRLPADVKESTRKMFVEEVMELVELNTIRNLLAGLPGVDGLSTEQRKRLTIAVELVANPSIIFMDEPTSGLDARAAAIVMRTVRNTVDTGRTVVCTIHQPSIDIFESFDELLLMKRGGRVIYAGPLGRNSQKLIDYFEAVPGVPKITPGYNPATWMLEISTPSVEAQLQVDFADIFAESSLYKRNEELIAELSTAPPGSKDLYFPTKYSQPIFTQIRACFWKQRLSYWRNPRYNAIRFMLTIACGVIFGVIFWDKGGKMQVQQDLLNLMGAIYSCVLFLGATNASSVQGVVSIERTVFYRERGAGMYSAIPYAMGQVAIEVLYVSIQTFVYTLIIYLMIGFEWTAAKFFLFYYFLLTCYTYYTMFGMMLVALTPNIQVAAISMSFFMSFWNLFSGFLIPRTQIPIWWRWYYWGSPVAWSIYGTITCQIGDETNQVVVPGSPNVTVKEYLKHSLGYDHDFLPVVGVVHFCWVLLFAFGFALGIRYLNFQTR; from the exons ATGGCATTGGCATTAACGGGTGATGATCTAGCAAGGAAGAGTACTGGTAGCACGAGTTGGGCGTCGGCCAGTTTCAGGGAGGCCTGGCACCCTGCTCCCGAAGTTTTTGGTGGAAGTACAGAACATGAGGAAGATGAGGAGCAGCTCAAGTGGGCTGCCATTGAGAGGCTGCCAACCTATGATAGGTTGAGGAAAGCCGTGTTGAGGCAGGTTCTGGATGACGGGAGGATCGTGGGTCACGAATTGGACCTCGTTAGGTTAGGATCAGACAAGAAGAGGATGTTGGTTAATAATATACTTAGGGTTGTTGAGGAAGATTATGAAAAGTTTCTCCAGAGGCTAAGAAGCCGGGTTGATAG GGTTGGGATTCAGGTTCCAACACTTGAGGTGCGTTACGAACATTTATCTGTCGAAGGAGAGGTTCATGTTGGGAGTAGAGCAATTCCAACTTTGCTGAACGCTATCCTGAATGTAATTGAG ACTGCGCTGAGATCAATTCGTCTTGCCCCTTCCAATAGGAGAAAAATAACTATACTTAAAGATATCAGTGGAATCGTCAAACCATCTAG GATGACACTACTTCTTGGTCCGCCAGGTGCAGGAAAAACAACATTGCTGCAGGCACTTGCAGGAAAGATTGAAGATAACCTAAAG ACGTGTGGAAAAATTACATACTGTGGTCACGAGATGGATGAATTTGTGCCCCAAAGAACCTGTGCCTATGTTAGTCAACATGATCTACATCATGGAGAGATGACCGTCAGGGAGACGTTGGATTTTTCAAGGCGGTGCCTGGGAACGGGCCGAAGGTACGAAACGCTAGCTGAACTCTCAAGACGCGAGAAAGAAGCAGGAATCAATCCAGACCCTGAGATTGATGCATTCATGAAGGCTGTAGCAGTGGCAGGTCAAAAAAGTAATTTGGCCACAGATTGTGTTCTCAAG CTTCTTGGATTAGATATTTGTTCGGATATCATGGTTGGTGACCAGCTAAAAAGAGGTATATCAGGGGGGCAGAAGAAGCGTGTTACCACAG GTGAAATGTTGGTCGGGCCAGCAACAGCTATTTACATGGACGAGATATCCACTGGATTGGACAGTTCCACTACTTTCCAGATAGTAAACCACATGAAGCACATGGTTCACGTCATGGATATAACAATGATTATTTCTCTGTTGCAGCCAGCACCTGAGACTTATGATCTATTTGATGACATTATATTGCTTTCAGAAGGTCAAATTGTCTATCAGGGCCCACGGGAACATGTCCTGGATTTCTTTGAGCATGTTGGTTTCAAGTGTCCTGAAAGGAAAGGAGTTGCTGATTTCCTTCAAGAGGTGACTTCCAAAAAGGATCAAGTACAGTACTGGATCTGGAAAGACCAGCCGTATAGATACATATCAGTTCCTGAGCTTGCAGAAGCCTTCAAAGCCTTTCATGTTGGCCAACGGCTTGCAGAAGAGCTCAGTGTGCCTTACGATAAATCCAAAACCCACCCCTCAGCATTGGTTAAAAACAAATATGGCCTCTCAAATTGGGAAATATTGACGGCATGTTTTTCGAGAGAATGGCTGCTGATGAAGCGAAATTCTTTCGTGTACATTTTCAAGACAGTTCAGATAACAATAATGGCCATTGTTTCATCCACAGTGTTTCTTAGAACGCAGATGCCACATGGCCAATTGCAAGATGGAGGGAAATATTTTGGAGCTCTTTTCTTCAGTCTTATCAATATAATGTTCAACGGAATGGCTGAACTTTCAATGACGGTGTTCAGGCTTCCTATCTTCTTCAAACAAAGGGATTCCCTATTTTATCCAGCATGGGCTTTTAGTTTGCCAGTCTTTTTGCTTAGGGTCCCTCTGTCTTTCATGGAATCAGCAATATGGATAATCCTCACATATTATACGATAGGGCTTGCTCCCTCCCCTGCCAg GTTCTTCCAACAGTTCCTGACATTTTTCTGTATACATACGATGGCTCTCTCTCTTTTCCGCTTTATTGCAGCAATTGGAAGAACGCAGGTTGTAGCAAACACATTGGGTACCTTCACTCTGCTAGTGGTCTTTGTGTGCGGAGGATTTGTGGTTGCCAAAG ATGCCCTTAAGCCATGGATAAGATGGGCGACCTATATTTCTCCAATGAGCTATGGACAAAATGCTATTGTCATGAGCGAATTTCTTGACAAGAGATGGAGTGCA CCTAATTTGGACCCCCGAATCGATGCTCCCACGGTAGGGAAAGCCCTCCTGAAAGGAAGAGGCTTCTATACAGAGTGGTCCTGGTACTGGATATGCATTGCAGCATTATTGGGGTTCTCCGTTCTCTTCAATGGTTTCTTTGTTGTCGCACTGACTTTCTTAAACC CCTTGGGTGATTCAAAAACAGTAGTCTTGGAtgaaaaccaagaaaagaattCATCTTCTGCAAGCAACAAGGAAACATCCGAAG CAAATGGACATGACATGAAAGGCATGGTTTTACCCTTCCAGCCATTGTCTATAGCTTTCAACCATATTAACTACTCCGTGGATATGCCAGCT GAAATGAAGAGTCAGGGGGTTCAAGAGGATCGTTTGCAACTACTACGAGATGTTAGTGGCTGTTTCAGACCTGGAATATTGACAGCACTTGTAGGTGTTAGCGGTGCTGGGAAGACAACTTTGATGGATGTGTTAGCTGGACGAAAAACTGGAGGATACATTGAAGGAACCATCTGCATCTCAGGTTACCCGAAAAATCAGATCACATTTGCCAGAATAAGCGGATACTGCGAACAGAATGACATTCATTCACCTCATCTTACCGTGTATGAATCTGTCTTATACTCCGCCTGGCTTCGTCTTCCCGCTGATGTAAAAGAAAGCACTCGGAAG ATGTTTGTGGAAGAAGTAATGGAGCTGGTTGAACTCAATACTATAAGAAATTTGTTGGCTGGCCTTCCAGGAGTTGATGGTCTTTCAACAGAACAAAGAAAACGCTTAACAATTGCTGTAGAGTTGGTTGCCAATCCATCCATAATCTTCATGGACGAACCAACATCTGGTCTTGATGCTAGAGCTGCTGCCATTGTTATGCGCACTGTGAGAAATACTGTGGACACTGGAAGAACTGTAGTGTGCACGATTCACCAACCAAGCATAGACATTTTTGAATCTTTCGATGAG TTGCTTTTGATGAAGAGAGGAGGGCGCGTGATTTATGCAGGACCACTTGGTCGCAATTCTCAAAAGCTAATAGATTACTTTGAG GCTGTCCCAGGAGTTCCCAAGATTACTCCTGGATATAATCCTGCCACGTGGATGTTGGAAATCAGTACTCCGTCAGTTGAGGCTCAGCTGCAAGTTGATTTTGCTGACATTTTCGCCGAATCATCCCTTTATAA GAGAAATGAAGAACTTATAGCAGAACTCAGTACTGCTCCACCTGGTTCAAAGGATCTTTATTTTCCAACGAAGTACTCCCAACCCATATTCACTCAGATCAGAGCTTGTTTCTGGAAACAAAGATTGTCGTATTGGCGGAATCCTCGATATAATGCTATTCGTTTCATGTTGACAATCGCCTGTGGCGTTATCTTCGGTGTCATATTCTGGGACAAGGGAGGAAAAAT GCAAGTACAGCAAGATCTGCTGAATCTTATGGGAGCTATCTATTCTTGTGTCCTCTTCTTGGGAGCCACCAATGCCTCCTCGGTGCAGGGAGTGGTTTCCATAGAGAGAACAGTTTTCTACCGTGAACGAGGAGCTGGGATGTATTCGGCAATTCCTTATGCCATGGGTCAG GTAGCGATTGAGGTGCTCTACGTTTCAATTCAGACCTTCGTGTACACTCTTATTATTTACTTAATGATCGGATTCGAGTGGACAGCAGCCAAATTCTTTTTGTTCTACTATTTCTTGTTGACGTGCTACACTTACTACACAATGTTCGGGATGATGCTAGTCGCACTGACTCCAAATATTCAAGTTGCTGCAATTTCAATGTCTTTCTTCATGAGCTTCTGGAATCTGTTCTCGGGTTTCCTCATTCCTAGGACA CAAATCCCAATATGGTGGAGGTGGTATTACTGGGGTTCACCCGTGGCTTGGTCTATCTATGGTACCATAACCTGTCAAATTGGTGACGAAACTAACCAAGTTGTGGTGCCTGGGTCTCCTAATGTTACAGTGAAGGAGTATCTAAAACACAGCTTGGGTTATGATCATGACTTTCTTCCAGTGGTTGGTGTAGTTCATTTTTGCTGGGTACTTCTCTTCGCCTTTGGCTTTGCTCTCGGCATCAGGTACCTCAACTTCCAGACTAGATAG